The genomic window GTCAGCGCCATCATCATGGGCGGCTGCAACGAATGCGCGGTAGGTGCCGTACGCACGATCGGCGAGAAGCGCATTCCGACGATCGCACTCGCCGCCGCCGGCGCCGTCACCGAGCCGGTCGCCCAGCGCCGGTACGTCTTCAAGCTGGCCCCCAACGCGGCCGACAGCGCCGGCGCGCTCACCACCGAGTTGACCCGCCGCAACATCCGCAAGGTGGCCGTGCTGCACAGCGCCGACAACTACGGGCAGGAGGGGCTGACCGCGCTGCGCGGCGAATTCACCAAGGCCGGCATCCGGCTGCTCCGCGCCGAGGCCGTACGCACCACCGACACCGACGTGACCAACCAGGTCGCGGCGCTGGTGGAGCCGGAGCCGCAGGCGCTGATCGTCTGGACGCCGCCGGAGCAGGCGTCGCTCGCCGCCGCCAGCGCCCGGCAGGCCAAGTTCGTCGGGTCGCTCTTCTTCGACGCGTCGGCCGCGGGCGAGCTCTTCCTCGGCGGCGCGGCGCGGACCACCGAGAAGGCGACCCTGATCTTCACCCAGACCATGGTGATCGACGACGTCATCGCCACCACCCCGGCCAAGGCGGCCCGCCGCCAGTGGTTCCAGGACTACACCGCGCGCTTCGGCGGGTACAACGGCTTCTCGTCCTTCGCCGCGGACGCGGTCCAGCTCATCGCGAACGCCGAGCTGCGCGCCGGCGGGGAGCCCGGCCGGGTGGACCGGGACGGCCTCCGCGACGTCCTGGAGACGTCGCAGCTGGACGGCCTCTCCGGCCCGATCCGGATGACCCCGGACAACCACTCCGGCCTGATGCCTCAGGCGCTGACGACCCTGGTCGCCCGCGGCGGCCGCTGGCGCCTGGCCGGCTGAGCTCGTCGAGATCCTGGCGGGAAGCGGTCCCGGAAGGGCCACCTCCCGCCAGGATCTCCCCGGTCAGCGGGACGAGGTGGTGGCGCGCACCCAGGGAAGGGCGAGGCGCTCGACGAGGCCGAGGGCGGAGTAGAGCAGGATGCTCATCACCGCGATCAGCACGATCGCCGCCCAGGCCGTCGCGGTGTCCCCGATCCCGTTGTACTGGAGGATCTGGTAGCCCAGCCCCGGCTTGTCCGAGTAGAACTCCCCGATCACCGCGCCGATCGCGGCGAGCGGCATCGCCACCTTCAGCCCGACGAAGATCTGCGGCAGGGCGGCCGGGAAGCGCACCTTGCGGAACGACTGCCACCAGGAGGCGTTCAGCGACCGGGCCAGCTCGGCCAGGTCGGCCGGGGTGGTGGTCAGCCCGGTCGCGGTGGAGAGCACGATCGGGAAGAAGCAGAGCAGGAACACCATGGTCAGGATCGGCTTCTGACCCCAGCCCACCGAGACCACCAGCAGCGGGCCGAGCGCGATCTTCGGCACCGCGTTGATCGCCACCAGCAGCGGCGCGCACATCCGCTCCACCCGCCGGGAGGCGGCCAGCGCCATGCCGATCAGCACGCCGGCCACCGAGGAGAGCAGGAAGCCGAGGACGGTCATCGCGATGGTGATCCCCAGCGCCGGCAGCAGCACGTCGCTCGTCCCGGTCAGCGCGTTCCAGACCAGCTGCGGCGGCGGCAGGGACGCCGGATGGACCAGGTGCAGGCCCGACGTCACCGTCCACCAGACCGTCACCGCGATCAGCAGCCCGAGCGCCGGCAGCCCCACCGTCGCCGGGCGTACGCCGCCCCGACGCGACCCGGTCGGCTCCGGCGCGGACTGGTCCGGCGCCAGCGTCCCAGCCCGGGCCCCGGTCAACTCCGTCAACGTGTCCTCCTCTGCTCCGCCGGCCTCACGACCGGCACACGAAGGGGGGTGCGCCCCGCCGGAACCCCGGCGGGCCGCACCCCCGTTGTCCGAGTCGACCGGTCAGGCCTTCGGCGCGAGGTTGAAGTCGATGATCTGGTCGGGGGTCAGATTCTGCTTGAGCGCGCCCGCGCCCTGCAGCAGGGCGATGCTCTTGGCGACCCGGCCGCTGTCCAGGGTGCCCAGCGCGGTGCCGGAGTTGCTGGACCGGACGTACGCGGCCATCAGCTGCAGCTCGGCGGCGGCCGCGGCCGGGTTGGTGGCGTCCACGTTCTTCTTCAGGATGTTCGCCGCCTCCTCCGGGTTGGCCAGGGCGTACTCCAGGCCCTTGAGCAGCGCCTCGGTGAAGCGCTTGACCATCTCCGGCTTCTCCTTGGCGATCTTCGTCGAGGTGATCAGCGCGTTGCCGTAGAGGTCCTGCATGACGTTGCTGTACGGGAGCACGACCGGCTTCTTCTTGGTCACCGCCTCGACGGTCGGCTGACCGACCACGAACTGGCCGATGCCGTCGACCGAGCCGGAGGCGAGCGTGCCCATCAGCGTCTGCGGCTCACCGTTGACCCAGGTCACCTTGCTGGCGTCGACGCCGGCCAGCTTGGCGTACGTGGGGAAGAGGTTGCGCACGACGGAGCTGGGGGTGTCGGCGAGCTTCTTGCCCTCCAGGTCCTTCGGCGTGGCGATGTTCTTGCCCTCGACCGAGACGATGGCGGCCATGGTGCGCTGCTGGATCGCCGCCACCGCGACGAAGTCCTTGGCCTGGCCGTTGCCGAGCTGGAGGATGCCACCGGTGAGGTCGATCGGGCCGAAGTCCGCCTGGCCGCCGACGATGGTCTGGATGACGGAGCCGGTGCCCTGGCCGGGCTTGATCTCCACGTCGAAGCCGGCGTCCTTGAAGAAGCCCTTCTCCTTCGCCACCCAGGCGTAGGAGTCACGGCCGAAGTTGCCGAACGAAGTGAGATAGGTCACCTTCTCGATCCCGACGGCACCCGCGTTCTTGGCGTCGTCGGACTTGTCCGAGCCGCTGCTGCAGGCGGAGACCAGGGCGAGGGCGGTGGCCAGCGCGGCCGCGGCGACCGTACGGGTCAGCCTTCTCATCAGTGCACCATGTCCTTTCCGACCAGGTCGTCTTCACCCGGACGGGTCGTGGGTCCGACGGTGCCGGCAGGAGGGGCGGCCGACGGGACCGTCGTGAGGGGACTATTCGCGGGCACAGCGTACGAGAAGGCCAGCTTCGCCAGACCGCGCGTATCGGTTGCGGAACGGAAACGAAGTTGCGTGACGGAAACCGACAGACGTCCACTCCGGACGGTGCTATGGGGACGGCGGCCGGTTACCCTTGCCGGACTCGTGATCGTCGAGCGGGAGGGAGCCGGCCGGAGATGATCAAGCTGTCCGCGGTGTCCCGCACCTTCGACGGCCGCTCAGGTCGCGTCGAGGCGCTGCGCGGCATCGACCTCGACGTCGCGGAGGGCGAGTTCGTCGCCGTCCTCGGCCGCTCCGGCTGCGGCAAGTCCACCCTGCTCCGCATGATCGCCGGGCTGCTGCCGGTCACCGAGGGCGAGATCAGCGTGGCCGGCACGCCGATCACCCGGCCCCGCCGCGACATCGCCATGCTGTTCCAGCGGCCCGCCCTGCTGCCCTGGCGCTCGGTGCTGGACAACGTCCTGCTCCCGGTCGAGATCTTCGGCTGGAGCCGGGCGAAGCACCGCGAGCGGGCCCGGGAGCTGCTGGACCTGGCCGGCCTCGGCGGCTTCGAGAAGCGCCTGCCACACGAACTCTCCGGCGGCATGCAGCAGCGCGTCTCGCTGTGCCGGTCGCTGATCGGCGAACCGCGGGTGATGCTGATGGACGAGCCCTTCTCGGCGCTCGACGCGCTCACCCGGGAAGAGCTCTCCGGCGAACTCCAGCGGGTGCACATGGAGACGAAGGCGACCATCGTCTTCGTCACCCACTCGATCGACGAGGCGGTGCTGCTCGCCGACCGGGTCGTCGTGCTCAGCCCCCGCCCCGGTCGGATCCGCAAGATCCTCGAGGTGGACATCCCCCGGCCCCGCACCCTCGGTCGCAACGCCCACCTGGCCGAGGTGGCCCAGGTCAGCGCCGACCTGCACGAGCTGTTGATGGAACGGGACGCCCCGGTCGTCCCGGCGCAGGCCGGAGACGCGGCGGCCGACCCGGCGCAGCAGACGCCGGCGGAGTCCGGCACGGGAGGACGGTGACCATGCGGGTGTCGGTCTTCACCGAACCGCACCGCGGGGCCAGCTACGACGACCAGCTCCGGTTCGCCCGGCTGGTCGAGGCGGCCGGGTTCGAGGGCTTCCTCCGCGCCGACCACTACCAGTCGATGGGCGACGACCCCGGCCTGCCCGGACCCACGGACGCCTGGCTGACCCTGGCCGGGCTGGCCCGGGAGACCTCCCGGATCCGGCTCGGCACGCTGGTCAGCTCGGCCACCTTCCGGCTCCCCGGGCCCCTCGCGGTGATGGTCGCCCAGGTCGACCAGATGAGCGGGGGCCGGGTCGAGCTGGGCATCGGCGCCGGCTGGTACGAGCGGGAACACCTCTCGTACGGCATCCCCTTCCCCCCGGTGGCCGAGCGGTTCGACCGGCTGGCCGAACAGCTCGAGATCATCACCGGGCTGTGGCGCACCCCGCCCGGCGAGACGTACAGCTTCACCGGTGACCACTACCGGCTGGTGGACGCGCCCGCGCTGCCCAAGCCGGTGCAGCGGCCCGGCCCGCCGGTGATCGTCGGCGGCCGCGGCCCCAAGCGCACCCCGGAGCTGGCCGCCCGGTACGCCGACGAGTTCAACATGCCGTTCAAGAGCGTCGCCGAGACGGCTGCCGCGTACGAGCGGGTGGCCGAGGCGTGCCAGCGCACCGGCCGTACGGAGTCCGGGCGGGCGCCGCTGGTGCTCTCCGCCGGCGTCGTGGTGGCGATCGGCCGGACCGACGCGGAGGCGCAGCGGCGGGCCGCGCCGCTGCACGTCAAGAGCGCCCTGCCGCCGGAGGACCCGGTGGTCGGCTCCCCGGCGCAGCTGGTCGACCGGCTCGGCGAGTTCGCCGCGATCGGCGCCACCCGGGTGCACCTGCGGCTGATCGACTTCGCCGACCTCGACCACCTGGAGCTCATCGCCGCCGACGTGCTCCCGCAGCTGGACGGAGTCCGATGACCGAACTCGCCCACGACGTCGAACTCGGCCCGGTGGGCCAGGAGATCGTCTACGAGAACGACCGGGTGCGGGTCTGGCACATCCGGCTGGAGCCGGGCGAGCGGCAGCCGCTGCACCGGCACGATCACCCGTACCTGGTGGTGGCGATCCAGGGAGCGAAGAACGTGGTGCAGACCGTCGACGGCACCCGGATCGACGCCGACGAGCCGACCGGCGGGGTGGTCTACCGCGACCCGGGCGCCGTGCACATGCTCACCAACGTCGGGGACACGACCTATCTGGCCCGCCTGGTCGAGCTGAAGTAGCCACGCCGGAGGTACGCGCCGCGCCGAGCTGCGTCAAGGTGGCGATCGGGCGCACCGGGCCGTAACGTGCCCGACATGGCCTTTCGGACGTGGGGCAGGCTGCTGCTCACGGCGCTCGGGGTGAGCGCGCTGGCCGGGGCCGGCCAGCTCGGCATCGCGTACGGGTTCGGCATCGTGCGCCTCAACGGCGCGTTCACCGACGGCTCCGTCAACCGGTGGCCCGCCCAGCTCGTCTGGGTGGCCTGGTTCGCGGCGGTCGCCGCGGTGGCCGGCGCCGTCGGCACCGAACGTCTCGCCCGCCGGGACGGCGTCCCGGGCGGCACCACCGAACAGTTCTCGGTCGCCGGGGCCGCCGCGCTCGGCGCGATCGTCGTCGCGCCTTTGTGCATGCAGCCCGCCCGCGCGGCCGAGTTCGGCGGCACGGTCGATCCGGTCTGGGCGGTCGGCATCTGCGCCATCCTCGGCGCGGTGGTCGGCGCCGGGGCGGCGCTCGCCGTACTGCCGAACCCGCCGCTGGGCTGGAACATCGCGATGACGGGCGGCCTCCTCTGGCTGCTCGCGCTGGTCTCGGTAGCGCCGGCGCTGGCCTCGACCGGGCCGCTGGCCACCGCACGCCTCGGGGTCCTGGAACCGTCGTGGCTGGACACCGCGACGGCCCAGCGCCTGGCCATGCTGCTGCTGCCAACGGTGGCCCTGCTCGCGGGCGCGGCGGTCGGCGCGCTGGCCCGCCGTCGCGGCCACCCGCCGCTGGTCGGCGGCGCCGCGGGCGCGGCCGGCCCGGCCCTGGTGGCGTTCGCCTACCTGACCGCCGGCCCGGGCGACGCGGCCGACCGGTACCAGCTCGCGCCCTACTACGGGGCGCTCATCGCGGTCGCCGCCGGCGCGCTCGGCTCGACGGCCGCCACCGTGCTGCGCCGGCCGGCGGGGGTGCCGGCGACCGGCGCCATCGAGCCGACCGACATCCTCCAGCCCCTCCCGACCGGGCCCGCCCCCGCTTATGCGGGGGCTCCGCTGGACCGGGCGGAGGACGGCCCGGCCACGGCCGACCGGAGCCACGCCGGAGCGCCGACCACGGCCGCGGGCGGCAGCACCGTCGACCTCGACCGCTATCCGGCCGCCCGGGACACCGCCCCGGCCGGCGCCGGTCGACCCATCCCCGCGCACTGGGACTGGCCGGTGGCGCCGAGCGGCACGCCGACGCCGGCACCCGCCGGCCTCGCCCGACCGGCCACCGGCCGGGCCGCCCGTTCCGACGACGATCGGGGCCCGGCCACCACCCCCGTCCCGGCCACCACCAAGGACCGCGACCTCGCGACCCCGTCGCTGGTACCGGCCGACGACCGCGGCCCCGCGACCCCGCCCGTGGTACCCGCCGACGACCGCGGCCTCACGACCCCGGTTACCGTTTCCGCCGCCGACGACCGCGACCTCGCGACCCCGTCCGTGCTGTCCGCCGACGACCCTGGCCTCGCGGCCTCGGTTCCCGTCCCCGCCGCCGAGGATGACCCGGGCCGCCTGGCCGGCGCTCCGGCTCCCGGCGCCGTGGCCCGCGACCGCACCGTCGGCCCGCCGGCCGTGATCGGGGCGGGCGGGGCCGGTCCGGTGATCGAACGGGACGCCGACGACCCGGCCCAGAGCCTGCCGGCGCCCACCCCGCTCTCGTCGGCGAGGCGCATCTCGGCCATCGACGTGGTCGCCGCCGGCCGGACATCCGCCCCGCAGGCGACGCGACCCGCAGCCGGGATCGTGCCGCCCGCCCCGGCGACACCTACGCCCGGGACAGCGACGCCCGCCGCCTGGACCGAGGCAGCGGCACCCACGTTCGGGCATGCGGCCAACGCCCCGTCGACCCAGGCAGCGGCACCCGCACCCTCGGCCAGGACGGCGACGACCGCACCCCCGGCCAAAACGACGACGACCGCACCCTCGGCCGGGACGGCGACGCCCACGGCAGACGTCGCGGCTCCCGGCCCGGGCGTCCCGGCGCCGGCCGCCACCCGAAGGGGCGGAGCGGCCACGCCCGACGTCGAGGTGTCGGCTCGCACGCCGGAGACCGACGCGCCCCGACGCGGAGCCGAGACGCCGGACGGCGCCGCCCTGACCGGGCTGGCCGGTATGGCGGCCGACGCCCCGGCGTCCCGGTCCGGCTCGGCCGCCGGCTCCGGGTCGGCCTCCCCGGCGCCGTCGACGGGCCGGCCGAAGCGGGCCCGCAAGGCGCGGGCGGCCGCCAGCGGGTCGGCCGAGCCGACCCCCACGTCCGCCACCGATCTCCCCCCGGCCGCCGCCGCCGGAGAGCCCCGTACCCCCGGCCGGTCCACCGCCGGCAAGGAGGCCACCACCGCCGGAGAGCCCCGTACCGCCGGCCGGTCCACCACCGGCAAGGAGGCCACCGCCGCCGCACAGTCCCGTACCGCCGGGCGGTCCACCGTTGACGACGAGGCCACTGCCGCGGACCGGGCCGAGACCGCCGGTCCGTCCGGTGCCACCGGCTGGGCCGGCGGCGCGCCGGGGTCCGCGACGGGCACCGGCCGATCCGGCGGGAGCGTGCCGACCTCGCCGCCCGCCGGCCCGGCGCACCTGTCGCCGGCGACGCCCGACGACGCTCCGGCGGAGGCCGAACATGGCTTCTCGCCGCGGCCCCGCATCCCGATCTTCGAGGACGCGGATCGGCGCGGCGACGTGCGGCCGGCCTGGCCGATCGCGCCCGCGCCGGTGTGGCCGGCCACTCCCCGGCAGGCCGCCGCGCCGACCGGGTCCACGACGGACGCCGCCGACGACGAGGCGAACGGCACCCCGGTCGAGCCGGCGCCGCGCCCCCGGCACCGCGCGCTGCCCGACCTGGACGGGGCGGCGAGTTGGGATGCCCTGGCGAACGCGCGGCGCGCGGTCGGGCCGAACGCGGTCGAGTCGGCGCCGGCCGATTCGCCCGTCCCCGCGCACCAGGCCGACGACCCGGAGCGGGAGCCGGACGACCAGTCCCCGGCTGCGGGCGGCGGAGGCGAGGAGGCCGGCGCCGGGAAGTCCCGGCCCCGCCGTGGCCTGTTCCGCCGGAACCGCGCGAAGGGCGGCGAGGAGCGCACGACGGAGCGGAACACCCGCGAGTCGGAGCCGGTGCCGGCGCACGACGAGGAGTACGTCGACTGGGTCAGCGGACTGGGCCGGCCAGCCGCGGAGAGCGACTCCGGTTCGCTGCGTACCGGCCGGCACCACCGGGACTGACCGGTACGCCGGTCGGGCCGACCACACGGGACGGCCCGACCGGCGTGACCTCAGGCGAGCGGCAGGTAGACCCGACCGCCGGAGGAGAGGAACTCCTCCGACTTGTCCTTCATGCCCCGGGCGGCGTACTCCTTCAGCTCCTGGGTGATCTTCATGGAGCAGAACTTCGGCCCGCACATCGAGCAGAAGTGCGCGGTCTTCGCCGGTTCCGCGGGGAGCGTCGCGTCGTGGTACGACCGCGCGGTCTCCGGGTCGAGCGAGAGGTTGAACTGGTCCTCCCAGCGGAACTCGAACCGGGCCTTCGACAGCGCGTCGTCCCAGGCCTGCGCCCCGGGGTGGCCCTTGGCCAGGTCGGCCGCGTGCGCCGCGATCTTGTACGCGATCACGCCCGCCTTCACGTCGTCCCGGTCCGGCAGCCCCAGGTGCTCCTTCGGGGTGACGTAGCAGAGCATCGCGGTGCCGAACATGCCGATCATCGCGGCGCCGATCGCCGAGGTGATGTGGTCGTACGCG from Micromonospora kangleipakensis includes these protein-coding regions:
- a CDS encoding ABC transporter substrate-binding protein, which codes for MSPIRSASIAALASAVLATTLTGCQFGEEQRDTSPIVIAADLELSGASAPVGKVYQRALELKIEQLNSSGALGGRKIEFKVKDNRSDAAESLRNINDFSNDSNVSAIIMGGCNECAVGAVRTIGEKRIPTIALAAAGAVTEPVAQRRYVFKLAPNAADSAGALTTELTRRNIRKVAVLHSADNYGQEGLTALRGEFTKAGIRLLRAEAVRTTDTDVTNQVAALVEPEPQALIVWTPPEQASLAAASARQAKFVGSLFFDASAAGELFLGGAARTTEKATLIFTQTMVIDDVIATTPAKAARRQWFQDYTARFGGYNGFSSFAADAVQLIANAELRAGGEPGRVDRDGLRDVLETSQLDGLSGPIRMTPDNHSGLMPQALTTLVARGGRWRLAG
- a CDS encoding ABC transporter permease encodes the protein MAPDQSAPEPTGSRRGGVRPATVGLPALGLLIAVTVWWTVTSGLHLVHPASLPPPQLVWNALTGTSDVLLPALGITIAMTVLGFLLSSVAGVLIGMALAASRRVERMCAPLLVAINAVPKIALGPLLVVSVGWGQKPILTMVFLLCFFPIVLSTATGLTTTPADLAELARSLNASWWQSFRKVRFPAALPQIFVGLKVAMPLAAIGAVIGEFYSDKPGLGYQILQYNGIGDTATAWAAIVLIAVMSILLYSALGLVERLALPWVRATTSSR
- a CDS encoding ABC transporter substrate-binding protein; its protein translation is MRRLTRTVAAAALATALALVSACSSGSDKSDDAKNAGAVGIEKVTYLTSFGNFGRDSYAWVAKEKGFFKDAGFDVEIKPGQGTGSVIQTIVGGQADFGPIDLTGGILQLGNGQAKDFVAVAAIQQRTMAAIVSVEGKNIATPKDLEGKKLADTPSSVVRNLFPTYAKLAGVDASKVTWVNGEPQTLMGTLASGSVDGIGQFVVGQPTVEAVTKKKPVVLPYSNVMQDLYGNALITSTKIAKEKPEMVKRFTEALLKGLEYALANPEEAANILKKNVDATNPAAAAAELQLMAAYVRSSNSGTALGTLDSGRVAKSIALLQGAGALKQNLTPDQIIDFNLAPKA
- a CDS encoding ABC transporter ATP-binding protein, producing the protein MIKLSAVSRTFDGRSGRVEALRGIDLDVAEGEFVAVLGRSGCGKSTLLRMIAGLLPVTEGEISVAGTPITRPRRDIAMLFQRPALLPWRSVLDNVLLPVEIFGWSRAKHRERARELLDLAGLGGFEKRLPHELSGGMQQRVSLCRSLIGEPRVMLMDEPFSALDALTREELSGELQRVHMETKATIVFVTHSIDEAVLLADRVVVLSPRPGRIRKILEVDIPRPRTLGRNAHLAEVAQVSADLHELLMERDAPVVPAQAGDAAADPAQQTPAESGTGGR
- a CDS encoding LLM class F420-dependent oxidoreductase; amino-acid sequence: MRVSVFTEPHRGASYDDQLRFARLVEAAGFEGFLRADHYQSMGDDPGLPGPTDAWLTLAGLARETSRIRLGTLVSSATFRLPGPLAVMVAQVDQMSGGRVELGIGAGWYEREHLSYGIPFPPVAERFDRLAEQLEIITGLWRTPPGETYSFTGDHYRLVDAPALPKPVQRPGPPVIVGGRGPKRTPELAARYADEFNMPFKSVAETAAAYERVAEACQRTGRTESGRAPLVLSAGVVVAIGRTDAEAQRRAAPLHVKSALPPEDPVVGSPAQLVDRLGEFAAIGATRVHLRLIDFADLDHLELIAADVLPQLDGVR
- a CDS encoding cupin, producing the protein MTELAHDVELGPVGQEIVYENDRVRVWHIRLEPGERQPLHRHDHPYLVVAIQGAKNVVQTVDGTRIDADEPTGGVVYRDPGAVHMLTNVGDTTYLARLVELK